In Castor canadensis chromosome 11, mCasCan1.hap1v2, whole genome shotgun sequence, a single genomic region encodes these proteins:
- the Pirt gene encoding phosphoinositide-interacting protein, which translates to MTMEVLPKALEVDERCPESKDLLPSQTASSLCISSRSESVWTTTPRSNWEIYHKPIIIMSVGSATLLFGVAITCLAYVLDLTKETIEALKMIGPAFLSLGLMTLVCGLVWVPIIKKKQKQRQKSSFFQSLKFFLLNR; encoded by the coding sequence ATGACGATGGAGGTACTCCCCAAAGCCCTGGAGGTGGACGAGAGGTGTCCAGAATCCAAAGACCTGCTGCCCAGCCAGACTGCCAGTTCCCTGTGCATCAGCTCCAGAAGCGAGTCTGTCTGGACCACCACCCCCAGGAGCAACTGGGAAATCTACCATAAGCCCATCATCATCATGTCTGTGGGCAGCGCCACCCTGCTTTTTGGCGTGGCCATCACCTGCTTGGCCTATGTCTTGGACCTGACTAAAGAGACCATTGAGGCCCTCAAGATGATAGGACCTGCCTTCCTGTCCTTAGGACTCATGACTCTGGTGTGTGGGTTAGTGTGGGTACCCATcatcaaaaagaaacagaagcagaggcagaagtcAAGTTTCTTCCAGAGCCTCAAGTTCTTCCTCCTGAATCGCTGA
- the Tmem238l gene encoding transmembrane protein 238-like codes for MLLGRPCAGCHPGRCVFFLIVALLSDTVGLVLLLVGIFATLNYWDFLVYTGALILALSLLFWIAWYTFNIQVPLEKLDL; via the coding sequence ATGCTCTTGGGCAGGCCATGTGCAGGATGCCATCCTGGACGCTGTGTGTTCTTTCTCATTGTTGCCCTCCTCAGCGACACTGTGGGCCTGGTCCTTTTGCTAGTGGGAATCTTTGCGACACTCAACTACTGGGACTTCTTGGTCTACACTGGAGCCTTGATCCTGGCTCTTAGCCTGCTGTTCTGGATTGCCTGGTATACCTTCAACATCCAGGTACCTCTTGAGAAGCTGGACTTGTAG